In one Rutidosis leptorrhynchoides isolate AG116_Rl617_1_P2 chromosome 8, CSIRO_AGI_Rlap_v1, whole genome shotgun sequence genomic region, the following are encoded:
- the LOC139863267 gene encoding uncharacterized protein, which translates to MDILKSLEKHLGKCHQGWMEELLLVLWAHRTTPKRSNGETPYSLVYGTEAVLPAEIQVLTNRTANLKENEENLRLNLDLMEERREAALIREAANKKKIERYYNKRVKPSVYKVEDYVLRLNSTSKVEYEGKMGPTWEGPYVISEAFGNGSYKLETTEGKQIPRSWNGVNLRKFHF; encoded by the coding sequence ATGGATATCTTAAAAAGTCTCGAGAAACATTTGGGTAAATGTCACCAAGGATGGATGGAAGAACTCCTCCTGGTCCTATGGGCTCACCGAACCACACCCAAAAGGAGTAACGGAGAAACCCCTTACAGTTTAGTTTACGGAACTGAGGCGGTTTTGCCCGCGGAGATACAGGTATTAACCAACAGGACCGCAAACCTCAAAGAAAACGAGGAGAATCTCCGTCTCAATCTTGACCTCATGGAAGAAAGGAGGGAGGCTGCGCTGATTAGAGAAGCAGCAAACAAGAAAAAGATCGAAAGGTATTACAACAAGCGAGTCAAACCGTCGGTATACAAGGTCGAAGATTATGTCCTAAGGCTCAACAGCACTAGTAAAGTTGAATATGAAGGAAAGATGGGTCCTACTTGGGAAGGTCCGTACGTAATCTCCGAAGCTTTCGGGAACGGTTCATACAAGCTCGAAACCACAGAAGGGAAACAGATCCCCAGATCCTGGAACGGGGTAAACCTTCGAAAGTTCCATTTCTAG